The Salvelinus namaycush isolate Seneca chromosome 1, SaNama_1.0, whole genome shotgun sequence genome has a window encoding:
- the LOC120024521 gene encoding ankyrin-1-like isoform X6, with translation MVLDLHLSESVGELQQWDKTVTTNWGEKGDGFTPLAVALQQGHENVVALLINYGTKGKVRLPALHIAARNDDTRTAAVLLQNDPNADVLSKTGFTPLHIAAHYENLSVAQLLLNRGANVNFTPKNGITPLHIASRRGNVIMVRLLLDRGAQIDAKTKDELTPLHCAARNGHVRIIEILLDQGAPIQAKTKNGLSPIHMSAQGDHMDCVRQLMQYNAAIDDITLDHLTPLHVAAHCGHHRMAKVLLDKGAKPNSRALNGFTPLHIACKKNHMRVMDLLLKHSASLEAVTESGLTPLHVASFMGHRKIVTILVQKGASPSASNVKVETPLHMACRAGHYEVAEFLLTNAAPVDAKAKDDQTPLHCACRMGHKELVKLLLEHKANPNSTTTSGHTPLHIAAREGHAQTTRILLDMEAQQTKMTKKGFTPLHVASKYGKVDVAELLLERGGNPNAAGKNGLTSLHVAVHHDNLDVVNLLVSKGGSPHSAARNGYTPLHIASKQNQVEVASSLLQYGASANAESLQGVTPLHLAAQEGRPDMVALLISKQANVNLGNKSGLTPLHLVAQEGHVGIADILAKQGASVYAATRMGYTPLHVACHYGNVKMVKFLLQQQANVNSKTKVGYTALHQAAQQGHTDIVTLLLKHGAQPNEVATNGTSALSIAKRLGYISVIDVLKLVTEETVSMTTTEKHRMSFPETVDEILDVSEDEGITQLTIGEELLGTEGARYMKMDDLKDHDDDFLSPKKSMDNYSPAIPRIPCVSPETVILKEHDMEQVHTPMPLQKDYDEDSLIPSSPATETSDNVSPVASPIHTGFLVSFMVDARGGSMRGSRHNGLRVIIPPRTCAAPTRITCRLVKPQKLTTPPPLVEGEGLASRIISLGPASMQFLGPVIVEIPHFAALGRGDRELVVLRSENGSVWKEHRNRYGDDVLETILNGMDEELESQEELGKKRIRRIISTDFPLYFAVVSRVQQESDLIGPEGGQLTSKLVPLVQASFPETAVTKRVRLGLQAQPVPDELVAKLLGNQATFSPVVTVEPRRRKFHRPIGLCIPLPPSWRDSPRDSGEGDTTSLRLLCSVIGGTALAQWEDITGTTKLIYSKDCANFTTNVSARFWLADCPRTAEAMSFANLLYRELSAVPYMAKFVVFAKMNEVREGRLRCYCMTDDKMDKTLEQHENFSEVARSRDIEVMEGMPLHLECSGNLVPVRKATQQPRCFSFQAFRDNRLPVSVKVRDSSKDHSGFLSFLRKSTKYEDSQHVLCNLNITMPLCIKAAGSEDRRRTLTPLALRERYSALNEPAMGKASMSAMEKTELKMALIAEQLGLSWAELARELQFSVDDINKIRVENPNSLLEQSSALLSLWATCEGKRANMESLYTALKSIDRMDIVNMLEGQGPQPAGRQAREPSRHRHNESNHISPSLTNGYGVLQEELLSPPSMQYSLPSPLGNEPYWQEVSSLECAPMAITEEDTLMEMSDVQVWPSGNIPSLVAVEDSSLECSNADDSEGLLGLPYGSLGRLGSRASGEGGGLSGSMELVEDNSEMGAVDSFSTATPATPASFSTATPATPSSFGGTIAAMLYNVNGLEKGQGSKVVKSEAAAVRGNLAGGDGAGVEGGRGGGTGSEEGLSLVAGQQQRVHTRLSKSPGLSRVADRNGDRSSGGSSGSRGSGGGGGSLLSYLQEQSGPGWQPITDHTQAWLGSQTTKPRQAMDLMMSSVRAAMDVDPSQSRVSQEALLQPVRDMGHSELLRGHFRGTQPFEKGLGFPHRVPELQTWDDVRLRQQGDEAKDLPGEQVSEEQFTDEHGNIVTKKIVRKVVRRGKGSGDEGGQERSVSVDGSLQDELEAEAEQFMNYAVLSSKPDIVDVKKGAQIVKCASLRRVKQ, from the exons ATGgttctcgaccttcacctctccgagtccgtaggggagttgcagcaatgggacaagactgtaactaccaattggggagaaaaaggg gaTGGCTTTACCCCTCTCGCCGTGGCTCTTCAGCAGGGACATGAGAACGTTGTGGCCCTGCTCATCAATTACGGCACCAAGGGCAAAGTTCGCCTCCCCGCACTGCACATAGCAGCGCGGAACGATGACACGCGCACAGCTGCTGTGCTTCTACAGAACGACCCCAACGCAGACGTCCTGAGCAAG ACAGGCTTCACACCGCTTCATATCGCTGCACACTACGAGAACCTGAGCGTAGCCCAACTGTTGCTCAACAGAGGAGCCAATGTCAACTTCACCCCTAAG AATGGCATCACACCTTTGCACATCGCATCCAGGAGGGGGAATGTGATCATGGTACGACTCCTGCTGGACCGAGGGGCACAGATTGATGCCAAGACCAAG gATGAGTTGACTCCACTGCACTGTGCTGCCAGGAATGGACATGTGAGGATCATTGAGATCCTGTTGGACCAAGGGGCTCCCATCCAGGCCAAGACCAAG AACGGCCTGTCTCCCATCCACATGTCAGCACAGGGGGACCACATGGACTGTGTGAGGCAACTAATGCAATACAATGCTGCAATTGATGACATCACACTGGACCACCTGACCCCCCTGCATGTGGCGGCCCACTGTGGGCACCACCGCATGGCCAAAGTGCTGCTGGACAAGGGAGCCAAACCCAACTCCCGTGCACTG AATGGTTTCACTCCACTTCACATCGCCTGCAAGAAGAACCATATGCGCGTGATGGACCTCTTGCTGAAACACTCTGCTTCCCTAGAGGCTGTGACGGAG TCTGGCCTTACCCCTTTACATGTGGCCTCGTTCATGGGCCACCGCAAAATAGTCACCATCCTGGTACAGAAGGGAGCTTCTCCCAGTGCTTCCAATGTG AAAGTGGAGACTCCTCTCCACATGGCATGTAGAGCAGGACACTATGAGGTGGCAGAGTTCTTACTGACCAATGCAGCGCCAGTAGACGCCAAGGCCAAG GATGACCAGACACCACTCCACTGTGCGTGTCGGATGGGCCACAAGGAGCTGGTTAAGCTGCTGCTGGAGCACAAGGCCAACCCCAACTCCACCACCACGTCCGGACACACACCCCTCCACATCGCTGCCCGCGAGGGACACGCTCAGACCACACGCATCTTACTGGACATGGAGGCCCAGCAGACCAAGATGACCAAG AAAGGCTTCACTCCTCTCCATGTGGCTTCTAAATATGGCAAAGTGGACGTGGCAGAGCTGCTGCTGGAGAGAGGGGGCAACCCTAACGCTGCTGGCAAG AATGGTCTGACTTCTCTTCATGTGGCTGTCCATCATGACAACCTGGACGTGGTTAACCTGCTGGTCAGCAAGGGAGGCTCCCCACATAGTGCAGCTAGG AATGGCTACACCCCTCTCCACATAGCATCGAAGCAGAACCAGGTGGAGGTTGCTAGCAGCCTGCTGCAGTACGGTGCCTCGGCCAACGCCGAGTCCCTCCAGGGGGTCACGCCCCTCCACCTGGCTGCTCAGGAGGGCCGGCCTGACATGGTCGCCCTGCTCATCTCCAAACAGGCCAACGTCAACCTAGGGAACAAG AGTGGACTGACTCCTCTCCACCTGGTGGCACAGGAAGGCCACGTGGGCATCGCTGATATCCTGGCTAAGCAGGGGGCATCAGTGTATGCTGCCACACGG ATGGGATACACCCCTCTCCATGTTGCCTGTCACTATGGCAATGTAAAGATGGTGaagttcctcctgcagcagcaGGCCAATGTCAACAGCAAGACTAAG GTCGGTTACACTGCCCTGCACCAGGCAGCCCAACAGGGCCACACAGACATCGTTACCTTACTGCTCAAACATGGAGCCCAGCCGAACGAGGTCGCTACT aaCGGTACGTCAGCCCTGTCCATCGCCAAGCGGTTGGGGTACATCTCTGTAATCGACGTTCTCAAACTGGTTACTGAGGAGACGGTTTCCATG ACCACCACAGAGAAACACCGTATGAGTTTCCCAGAAACAGTGGATGAGATATTGGACGTATCAGAGGATGAAG GAATTACACAGCTAACTATAG GGGAGGAGCTTTTGGGGACGGAAGGAGCCAGGTACATGAAGATGGATGACTTAAAGGACCATGATGACGATTTCCTGTCACCCAAGAAATCTATGGA TAACTACTCGCCTGCCATTCCCAGGATCCCTTGTGTATCCCCAGAGACGGTCATCCTGAAGGAGCATGACATGGAGCAG GTACACACTCCAATGCCATTACAAAAAGATTACGATGAAGACTCCCTAATCCCCAGCAGTCCAGCTACAGAGACCTCTGACAACGTCAGTCCTGTGGCCAGCCCCATACACACAGG GTTCCTGGTGAGTTTCATGGTGGATGCTCGGGGCGGCTCGATGCGAGGCAGCAGACATAACGGCCTGCGTGTCATCATCCCTCCACGGACCTGTGCCGCCCCCACACGGATCACCTGTCGTCTGGTCAAGCCCCAGAAACTCACCACTCCTCCCCCCCTGGTGGAGGGAGAGGGCTTAGCCAGCCGTATCATATCACTGGGCCCAGCCAGCATGCAGTTCCTAGG GCCTGTGATCGTGGAGATCCCTCACTTTGCTGCTCTGGGTCGAGGGGACCGGGAGCTGGTGGTGCTGAGGAGTGAGAACGGCTCTGTCTGGAAGGAACACCGCAATCGCTATGGCGATGATGTGCTGGAGACTATCCTCAATGGGATGGATGAAG AGCTGGAGAGCCAGGAGGAGCTTGGGAAGAAGCGTATCCGACGAATCATCTCCACTGACTTCCCCCTCTACTTTGCTGTGGTGTCGCGCGTCCAGCAGGAGAGCGATCTGATTGGCCCAGAGGGGGGTCAGCTGACCAGTAAACTGGTACCGTTGGTCCAGGCTTCGTTCCCTGAGACAGCGGTCACCAAGCGAGTCCGTCTGGGCCTGCAG GCCCAACCAGTCCCAGACGAGCTGGTTGCCAAGCTGCTGGGTAACCAGGCAACCTTCAGCCCTGTGGTGACTGTGGAGCCACGGCGACGCAAGTTCCACCGGCCCATCGGCCTGTGCATCCCCCTACCCCCCTCCTGGAGAGATAGCCCCCGGGACTCTGGAGAGGGGGACACTACCAGCCTCCGCCTGCTCTGCAGTGTCATCG GTGGCACAGCCTTAGCCCAGTGGGAGGACATCACAGGCACCACCAAGCTCATATATAGCAAAGACTGTGCCAACTTCACAACCAATGTGTCAGCACG GttctggctggctgactgtcCCCGGACAGCCGAGGCCATGTCTTTCGCCAACCTCCTGTACCGGGAGCTCTCAGCCGTGCCCTACATGGCCAAGTTTGTGGTGTTTGCCAAGATGAACGAGGTCCGTGAGGGCCGCCTGCGCTGCTACTGCATGACTGATGACAAGATGGACAAAACCCTGGAGCAACACGAGAACTTCAGCGAGGTGGCCCGCAGTCGCGATATCGAG GTGATGGAGGGTATGCCGCTGCACCTGGagtgttctgggaacctggtcccAGTGAGGAAGGCTACCCAGCAGCCTCGCTGTTTCAGCTTCCAGGCCTTCAGAGACAATAGACTCCCCGTCTCTGTCAAG GTGAGAGATAGTAGCAAAGATCACTCCGGATTCCTGTCCTTCCTGCGAAAGTCTACCAAGTACGAAGACAGCCAACATGTGCTGTGCAACCTCAATATTACCATGCCTCTGTGTATCAAG GCTGCTGGGAGTGAAGACCGGAGGCGAACTCTGACCCCATTAGCCCTGCGAGAGAGATACAGCGCCCTGAATGAGCCTGCCATGGGTAAAG CATCAATGAGTGCCATGGAAAAGACAGAGCTGAAGATGGCTTTGATAGCTGAACAGTTGGGACTGAGCTGGGCTG AGCTGGCGAGGGAGCTACAGTTCAGTGTAGATGACATTAATAAGATCCGTGTGGAGAATCCTAACTCCCTATTGGAGCAGAGTTCTGCCCTGCTCAGCCTATGGGCCACCTGTGAGGGCAAGAGAGCCAATA TGGAGAGTTTGTACACAGCTCTGAAGAGCATTGACCGGATGGACATAGTAAACATGTTGGAGGGCCAGGGGCCACAGCCTGCAGGGAGGCAGGCCCGGGAGCcaagcagacacagacacaacgaGAGCAACCACATCTCCCCCAGCCTGaccaatg GTTACGGGGTATTGCAGGAGGAGCTGCTCTCCCCTCCTTCCATGCAGTACAGCCTGCCCTCTCCGCTCGGCAACGAGCCCTACTGGCAGGAAGTCTCCAGTCTGGAGTGTGCTCCCATGGCCATCACAGAGGAGGACACACTCATGGAGATGTCCGATGTGCAGGTGTGGCCCTCGGGCAACATCCCCTCCCTAGTGGCCGTGGAGGACTCCTCACTGGAGTGCAGCAATGCTGACGACTCGGAGGGGCTGCTGGGGCTGCCGTACGGGAGCCTGGGCCGGCTGGGCAGTAGGGCTAGCGGAGAGGGAGGGGGGCTGAGTGGCTCCATGGAGCTGGTGGAAGACAACTCAGAGATGGGGGCTGTTGACTCGTTCAGCACCGCCACCCCTGCCACCCCTGCTTCGTTCAGCACAGCCACCCCTGCCACCCCTTCTTCGTTCGGAGGCACCATCGCCGCCATGTTATACAACgttaatggtctggagaagggtcAAGGGTCAAAAGTCGTGAAGTCAGAGGCAGCAGCGGTCAGAGGCAACTTGGCAGGTGGAGATGGAGCTGGAgttgaaggaggaagaggaggagggacaggctCAGAGGAAGGGCTTTCTCTTGTTGCAGGACAACAGCAGCGAGTGCACACCCGGCTGAGCAAGTCGCCCGGTCTGAGCCGCGTGGCTGATCGTAATGGAGACAG GTCCAGTGGTGGCAGCAGTGGTAGTAGAGGCAGTGGCGGAGGTGGTGGCTCTTTACTGTCCTATCTACAGGAGCAGTCGGGTCCAGGTTGGCAACCTATCACTGACCACACTCAGGCCTGGTTGGGTTCACAGACAACAAAACCCAGGCAGGCCATGGACTTAATGATGTCATCAGTGCGCGCTGCCATGGATGTGGACCCCAGCCAGTCCCGCGTGTCCCAGGAGGCCTTGCTTCAGCCGGTGCGGGACATGGGGCACTCTGAGCTCCTGCGTGGGCACTTCAGGGGCACCCAGCCGTTTGAGAAGGGCCTGGGGTTCCCTCACAGGGTGCCAGAGCTGCAGACCTGGGACGACGTACGCCTGAGGCAGCAG GGTGATGAGGCCAAGGATCTCCCAGGGGAACAAGTGAGCGAGGAGCAGTTCACAGACGAGCACGGAAACATCGTCACCAAGAAG